From Watersipora subatra chromosome 2, tzWatSuba1.1, whole genome shotgun sequence, one genomic window encodes:
- the LOC137388401 gene encoding uncharacterized protein: MAKKLTDLTPELTSLSNEIENIRESHSYLDNQKQTQLRLQRNRIAAARTAETVEQTQVHREQAGIDAAAARSAETAELTQQRLLQQDTLTTAAAWPPQPTRRRAWAENFALDYNPVTQYRVHQNSFMGRMSKKCSRCNALRWKDERPGICCNNGKVRLRPLSEDIPPVLTHLFQGANPDSEHFLGNIRKYNSCFQMTSFGAKTIDEPGFNPNFKVQGQVYHLIGSLLPIPGEQPQFLQINFMGDQQAEAERQRGIVEGVRLNVIRELQDVLHEINKYVRDFKTARERLPENTDDLRIVIHADKHPLCSNELQRISETHRAYDALQYPLIFWRGDDGYNFQLRQTDIRTGEPGTRKVSAMDFYASRLMVRDGSFNYIYMCRKLFLQFAVDMYAKIETERLSFIRHHQTRLRADDYIHLRYAVADDRNANQLSNVVILPSSFTGGPRYMHERTQDAMTYVRHYGRPDLFITFTCNSKWDEISNELLPCQQSYDRHDVVARVFHLNLKQLMDYITTGAIFGAVRCHMYTIEWQKRGLPHAHILIWLCDRIRPEQVDCVISAEIPNRVEDLELFEIVTKHMVHGPCGQLNPGSPCMKDGTCTKKYPKALIKDTVTGIDEYLLYRRRSDDDGGFTKQHTLRAVGEAYDITLDNRWIVPYCPLLLSKVFNTHINVEFCNSVKSIKYICKYVNKGSDQAVFGLERDGAQVDEVARYESGRYISANEAMWRIFSLPIHARHPTVQHLSVHLENGQRVYFTEANLQQQLQEPRDTTLTAFFKLCTLDDFARTLLYCQLPAYYTFDATTKCWKRRVHGAAVPDHSGIYQTDALARVYTVHPNNRECFFLRIMLHHVVGPMSFQHLRTVGGHVCATFHEACRRLGLLEDDAQWREALEEAATVRSPAQLRKLFAIMLSTCQLLTLFSCGKSLRNIWLKTSCFMSDNCFRINNCSLQIECSILLLYLSRTKCSRSQTTTSQFMDFPGLGGVVFLHAPGGSSKTFVTNLILAKVRESGKIALAVASSGIAATLLPGGRTAHSALKLPLNLARTENPECNIKKNSGTAQLLQQCLLIVWDECTMSHKLAFEALNLTLKDLRENNRLFGGVTLLLSGDFCQTLPVIQRGTPADEMNAYIKA, encoded by the exons ATGGCAAAGAAACTGACTGATTTGACGCCAGAGCTAACTAGCCTGTCTAATGAGATAGAAAACATTAGAGAGTCACACTCATATCTTGACAACCAGA agcaaacacagctacgcctacaacgaaacagaatagcagctgctagaacaGCAGAAACCgttgaacaaacacaggtacatcgagagcaggccggaatagatgctgcagctgctagaagtgcagagactgctgagctgacccagcagcgactcctACAGCAAGAtacactaactacagcagctgcttggCCGCCACAACCTACCAGGCGCCGTgcatgggcagaaaacttcgcacttgactacaatCCTGTAACACAGTATAGGGTCCATCAGAACTcttttatgggacgaatgtctaAAAAAtgttccagatgtaatgccttacgttggaaagacGAGAGGCCAGGCATTTGTTGCAACAATGGGAAAGTTCGCCTACGACCACTCTCTGAGGATATTCCACCTGTATTGACTCACCTATTCCAAGGCGCAAATCCTGATTCTGAACATTTTTTGGGGAATATACGAAAATATAACAGCTGTTTTCAAATGACATCATTTGGAGCTAAAACCATTGATGAGCCTGGATTTAACCCAAATTTCAAGGTTCAGGGTCAAGTCTACCATTTGATTGGATCCTTGCTTCCGATACCGGGTGAGCAACCACAGTTCCTGCAAATCAATTTCATGGGTGACCAGCAGGCAGAGGCAGAACGTCAGCGTGGTATTGTTGAAGGAGTGCGATTAAACGTAATTCGTGAGCTGCAGGATGTTCTACACGAGATAAATAAATATGTGCGTGATTTCAAAACTGCTCGGGAGAGGCTGCCTGAAAACACAGATGACTTGCGAATTGTCATTCATGCTGACAAACACCCT TTATGCAGCAATGAACTGCAGAGGATATCTGAGACGCACAGAGCATATGACGCCCTGCAGTATCCACTCATTTTTTGGCGAGGTGACGATGGCTACAACTTTCAGCTGCGACAGACTGACATTCGCACAGGAGAGCCAGGTACACGAAAGGTTTCTGCTATGGATTTTTATGCTAGCAGGCTGATGGTTCGTGATGGTAGCTTCAACTACATTTACATGTGCCGAAAGCTGTTTTTGCAGTTTGCAGTTGATATGTACGCTAAAATTGAAACTGAAAGACTTAGCTTTATCCGCCACCATCAGACACGGCTAAGAGCTGATGACTACATCCACCTGCGTTATGCAGTAGCTGATGATCGCAATGCAAACCAACTAAGTAACGTGGTGATTTTACCTTCGTCTTTTACTGGTGGCCCGCGCTACATGCATGAGCGTACGCAGGATGCCATGACTTATGTGCGACATTACGGCAGACCAGACCTCTTCATCACATTTACCTGCAACAGCAAATGGGATGAGATTTCCAATGAATTGCTGCCTTGTCAGCAAAGCTATGACCGACACGATGTGGTTGCAAGAGTGTTTCACCTAAATCTAAAGCAACTAATGGATTATATCACCACCGGTGCAATATTTGGTGCTGTGCGATGCCATATGTACACCATTGAATGGCAAAAACGTGGACTCCCTCATGCACACATTCTAATTTGGTTATGCGATCGCATCAGGCCAGAACAGGTTGATTGTGTCATTTCTGCAGAAATACCAAATCGAGTGGAAGACCTTGAGCTATTCGAAATTGTCACCAAGCACATGGTACATGGTCCATGTGGCCAGTTAAACCCCGGTTCACCCTGCATGAAAGACGGCACATGTACCAAGAAGTACCCTAAGGCTCTCATTAAAGACACAGTTACTGGCATAGATGAGTATCTATTGTATCGTCGTCGTTCCGATGATGATGGAGGTTTCACCAAACAACACACATTGCGAGCTGTTGGAGAGGCCTACGACATCACTTTGGACAATAGATGGATAGTGCCTTACTGCCCTTTGCTGCTGTCCAAAGTATTCAATACGCACATCAATGTCGAATTTTGCAACTCAGTGAAGTCCATCaaatacatttgcaaatatGTCAACAAGGGTAGTGATCAAGCAGTGTTCGGCTTGGAAAGAGATGGAGCACAGGTTGATGAAGTAGCTCGCTATGAGAGTGGAAGGTACATCAGTGCAAATGAAGCAATGTGGCGCATCTTCAGTCTCCCCATTCATGCACGACACCCGACTGTTCAGCATCTGAGTGTCCATCTTGAGAATGGCCAGAGAGTGTATTTCACTGAAGCAAATCTTCAGCAACAACTTCAAGAACCACGTGACACTACCCTTACAGCCTTTTTCAAGCTTTGTACACTTGATGATTTTGCCAGGACGCTTCTGTACTGCCAATTGCCAGCCTATTACACCTTTGACGCAACCACAAAATGCTGGAAGAGACGAGTTCATGGAGCTGCAGTGCCTGATCATTCTGGCATATATCAAACTGATGCCCTAGCACGAGTATACACTGTTCACCCCAACAATCGTGAATGTTTCTTTCTTCGAATCATGCTACATCACGTAGTTGGTCCAATGTCCTTTCAGCATTTAAGAACTGTTGGAGGTCATGTCTGTGCTACTTTCCATGAAGCATGCAGACGTTTGGGGCTATTGGAAGATGATGCACAGTGGAGGGAGGCCTTGGAAGAAGCTGCAACTGTACGGTCACCTGCCCAATTGCGCAAGTTGTTTGCTATTATGTTAAGCACCTGCCAGCTTCTCACCCTCTTCAGCTGTGGCAAGAGTTTAAGGAACATTTGGCTGAAGACATCCTGTTTCATGAGCGACAACTGCTTCAGGATCAACAACTGCAGTTTACAGATAGAATGTTCAATATTGCTCTTATATTTATCGAGGACCAAGTGCTCGAGGTCACAAACAACAACCTCTCAGTTTATGGACTTCCCAGGCCT TGGCGGTGTGGTGTTTCTTCACGCACCAGGTGGGAGCAGCAAAACCTTCGTCACTAATCTTATACTGGCGAAAGTACGAGAGTCTGGAAAAATTGCTTTGGCTGTAGCTTCATCTGGTATTGCAGCTACCTTACTCCCTGGTGGCCGCACTGCGCATTCAGCACTGAAACTGCCTCTTAATTTGGCCAGAACTGAGAATCCTGAGTGCAATATCAAAAAGAACAGCGGAACTGCCCAACTTCTGCAACAATGCCTTCTTATTGTGTGGGATGAGTGCACAATGTCGCACAAGCTCGCATTTGAAGCTCTAAATCTGACACTAAAGGACTTGCGTGAAAATAATAGACTTTTCGGTGGGGTAACTCTTTTACTTTCTGGAGATTTTTGCCAAACGTTGCCTGTCATACAAAGAGGCACACCCGCTGATGAGATGAATGCATATATCAAAGCATAA